A portion of the Chitinophagales bacterium genome contains these proteins:
- a CDS encoding polyprenyl synthetase family protein, which yields MSRRLEEIKAPIATELALFEQRFQESMRSNTPLLDAITRYIVKSKGKQVRPMFVFFSAKVVGEVTDVTFRAAALIELLHTATLVHDDVVDNSYERRGFFSINALWKNKIAVLVGDYLLSRGLLLSVSNKDFDMLGIVSDAVREMSEGELLQIEKTRRLNISEEIYYEIIRQKTASLISSACACGAASAKAPAEEVAKMKLFGEKIGIAFQIKDDLLDFSTDDTGKPKGIDLKEKKMTLPVIYLLNNTSYSEKRKVINVIKNHHDNSKKVMEVMKIVSQSGGIDYANRKMEEYKNDALQILSSFPESPSKKSLEDLVLYTTERRK from the coding sequence ATGAGTCGCCGTTTAGAGGAAATAAAAGCGCCTATCGCGACGGAGCTCGCCCTTTTCGAGCAACGGTTCCAGGAATCAATGAGAAGTAATACTCCGTTGCTCGATGCGATTACACGCTATATTGTAAAAAGCAAGGGTAAGCAGGTAAGGCCAATGTTCGTTTTTTTTTCAGCGAAAGTAGTGGGCGAAGTTACCGATGTAACATTTCGTGCTGCTGCCCTAATAGAATTGCTTCACACTGCAACCCTTGTGCATGATGATGTAGTAGACAACTCCTATGAGCGACGGGGATTCTTTTCAATTAATGCTTTATGGAAAAATAAGATTGCTGTACTTGTTGGAGATTACCTCTTATCCCGCGGGTTACTGCTTTCTGTTTCAAATAAAGATTTTGATATGCTCGGAATAGTTTCCGACGCGGTGCGTGAAATGAGTGAAGGAGAATTGTTACAGATTGAAAAGACCAGGCGTCTTAATATTAGTGAAGAAATTTATTACGAAATCATTCGTCAGAAAACGGCCAGCCTGATTTCATCTGCGTGTGCTTGTGGAGCAGCGTCTGCAAAAGCACCTGCGGAAGAAGTAGCTAAAATGAAATTGTTTGGCGAAAAAATTGGCATTGCGTTTCAGATAAAAGATGATCTGCTTGATTTTAGTACGGATGATACAGGAAAACCGAAAGGCATAGACTTAAAGGAAAAGAAAATGACGCTTCCGGTTATATATCTGTTAAATAATACGTCTTACTCCGAAAAGAGGAAAGTAATAAACGTTATAAAAAACCATCATGATAACTCCAAAAAAGTGATGGAGGTTATGAAAATTGTTTCTCAATCCGGTGGCATTGACTATGCTAACCGAAAAATGGAGGAATACAAAAACGATGCGTTACAAATTTTATCATCATTTCCCGAAAGCCCCTCTAAAAAATCTCTTGAAGATCTTGTTCTCTACACCACTGAGCGCAGAAAGTAA
- the rpsA gene encoding 30S ribosomal protein S1, with protein sequence MPSTESPQTETPQSESPSMSQSSHDDFDWDVSKRNVKKYSKEERTELENIYGGTFVTINNNEILSGNVVSMTPTDVVLNIGFKSDGLVPLSEFRDTPDLRVGDRVEVMVVEKENLKGQLILSRKSAKMERAWEHIVSAYKTGEVVTGLVTSKTKGGLIVDLFGLETFLPGSQIDVKPITDYDQYVGKMMEFKVVKINEAIKNAVVSHKALIEGDLENQRQEIISKLEKGQILEGAIKNITDFGAFIDLGGLDGLLYITDISWGRINHPSEVLKLNQKLNVVVLDYDDEKKRISLGLKQLTPQPWEVLDQSITVGSKVKGKIVNIEDYGAFLEIQPGVEGLIHVSEISWSNTPINSKEYFKVGDEYEAIVVTMDRAERKMSLSLKQLGKDPWSDIEQKYPIGTRTKGIVKNVSNYGVFVEVEDGITGFVHISDLSWVKRIHHPSEVTKIGNEMEVVVQDINKDDRKLSLNHKQVEEDPWDTFETVFPAGSEHQATIIKKDDKGAIVLMPYGLEAFAPIKHLRKENGKTAELDESLLFKVIEFDRGNKKIIVSHSKIWEDRLEREKEALKEKKQVERKDQRTEVKNINRKVEKTTLGDLGVLSELKNKIEKGNADAKAEAETDTENESSNAAEDGTSEEEKTEE encoded by the coding sequence ATGCCCTCAACAGAATCGCCGCAAACAGAAACACCTCAGTCAGAATCGCCTTCAATGAGTCAATCTTCTCACGATGATTTTGACTGGGATGTATCGAAACGCAATGTTAAAAAATACAGCAAAGAAGAACGTACTGAGCTGGAAAATATTTACGGCGGTACTTTTGTTACCATTAATAATAATGAAATTCTTAGCGGAAACGTGGTATCCATGACGCCAACCGATGTGGTTTTAAACATCGGTTTTAAATCTGATGGTCTGGTACCATTGTCCGAATTCAGAGATACGCCCGATCTCAGGGTTGGCGATAGGGTAGAAGTGATGGTTGTTGAGAAAGAAAATCTTAAAGGTCAACTTATATTATCCCGTAAAAGCGCAAAAATGGAACGCGCATGGGAACATATTGTATCGGCTTATAAAACAGGAGAAGTAGTGACCGGGCTGGTTACCAGTAAAACGAAAGGAGGGTTAATTGTAGATCTGTTTGGTTTGGAAACGTTTTTACCGGGTTCTCAAATAGATGTAAAACCCATTACGGATTATGATCAGTACGTAGGAAAGATGATGGAGTTTAAGGTGGTGAAGATCAATGAAGCAATTAAGAATGCAGTAGTTTCTCATAAAGCATTAATTGAAGGCGACCTCGAAAATCAAAGGCAGGAAATTATTTCGAAACTGGAGAAAGGTCAAATCCTTGAGGGCGCTATTAAAAACATCACAGATTTCGGTGCGTTCATTGATTTAGGCGGCCTTGATGGATTATTATATATCACGGATATTTCATGGGGACGTATCAATCACCCGAGTGAAGTACTGAAATTAAATCAGAAGCTAAATGTAGTGGTGCTCGATTATGATGATGAGAAGAAACGAATTTCACTTGGTTTAAAACAATTAACACCACAGCCATGGGAAGTCCTTGATCAGTCAATAACCGTAGGATCGAAAGTGAAGGGAAAGATCGTGAACATAGAAGATTATGGCGCTTTCCTCGAAATTCAACCCGGCGTAGAGGGATTGATTCACGTGTCTGAAATATCCTGGAGCAATACACCCATTAACTCCAAGGAATACTTTAAAGTAGGTGATGAATATGAAGCTATCGTAGTAACCATGGACCGTGCTGAACGTAAAATGTCACTTAGTTTAAAACAGCTGGGTAAAGATCCGTGGAGTGATATCGAACAGAAATACCCAATCGGAACCAGAACAAAAGGCATTGTAAAGAATGTAAGTAACTATGGTGTTTTTGTAGAAGTGGAAGATGGCATAACCGGATTTGTTCACATTAGTGATCTTTCGTGGGTTAAGAGAATCCATCACCCAAGTGAGGTAACAAAGATTGGAAATGAGATGGAAGTGGTAGTACAGGATATCAATAAGGATGACCGTAAACTATCTCTTAACCATAAGCAGGTAGAAGAGGATCCATGGGATACTTTTGAAACCGTGTTTCCTGCAGGTTCTGAGCATCAGGCAACCATCATTAAAAAGGACGACAAAGGTGCAATTGTTTTGATGCCTTATGGCCTTGAGGCCTTTGCTCCTATAAAGCACCTGCGAAAGGAAAACGGCAAAACGGCTGAATTGGATGAGAGCCTTCTCTTTAAAGTAATCGAATTTGATCGGGGCAATAAAAAAATAATCGTCTCGCATTCAAAAATTTGGGAAGACAGGCTGGAAAGAGAAAAAGAAGCACTTAAAGAAAAGAAACAAGTCGAGCGTAAAGATCAGCGGACCGAAGTAAAAAATATTAATCGAAAGGTTGAAAAAACTACTCTCGGAGATCTTGGAGTGCTGTCAGAACTGAAAAACAAAATTGAAAAAGGTAATGCCGATGCTAAAGCTGAAGCTGAGACAGACACAGAAAATGAGAGCTCAAATGCGGCTGAAGATGGCACTTCTGAGGAAGAAAAAACCGAAGAATAA